The genomic region TGCCAAGTAAAATCTAATAAACACTCACTCCAAACCCTACCACTGTGGTTTCTGAACTAATATTATGccgtccaacacacacacaaatgcaatgaCATTATGTCAGCTTTCACCAATCAGCAGTCATGGACAAACCAAcaagacacatagacacacaggacTGTGCCAGGCTGCCATGGAGAATGATGCTATTTCCTTACAGGATTGGTGACAACAGCATATATTGGGCTTTGTTTGTTTAGGTGTATATAAGACACTGAATATGGGTAATAACCTATTTATTGCTGAAGATATTACATTCACCACGGAATCATGACACACTTCTAAGACGAGAACATAATCATGAGAATAAATACAGGGTaaatgtgtttcacacacatgaTATGTCTAAATGATTTAACAGTGTTCTAGTACATGTTTATAATTCTTCTAATAAATTATTATACATGTTGATGGATTTGTTCCTACTGAGATATTCATGTTTTTAGCTTACTGCATTGAGGCTTTGTGGCCCTGGTCAACATGAGTCTCTTAAGGGGCAGGTGTTAACAGGCACCAGTGGCAACTGACTATTCTATTCTCACCAAGAGTTTAAGGCCTAGAATGATTAGGGCCCAGTTTATAATGAATATTTAATATCTATTCTTCcctgtacacatgtgtgtacagtgaTTTTGACCTTTTCCATATGTTATTCATATCTATGACAGCTGATAGGTAAGAGCTGCCTCTTGACAGTGTCTATTCAGCAGTATCAGATGTATTTAGTCGTTGGAAGGCAGATTAGCAAAATATCAGAGAGTGGGGGAAGAGAAATGGACAGCTCATAAGATGGCAGGCTACTGGAACCAGAGCTGTAAAGAAGATTTCCACGGTAACCGTATTTGTTTTCCATTGTTTTAATATTCACCAAGATCTGAAGCACCCTCTGAGCCGTGTTCTTCGGGTGGGAACAAGAGTAGGGCAAGGGAGTCCTTTAAGTACACCGAAATAACTGCCTTTCATTAAGTTTCAACTgtctatatattatattaataaagtatatatatactgtattaaAGTGATTCACTTTACATGGAGAAGGAAATGTGTCAAGTCAAATTATGTTTCGCTTGAACAGATGACAAGACGGTAGCAAGCGAAACATGAGATACATTTGGGTGCTTTTGTAACAGTTTTGGAAGGTaaacctttctttctgtctgtccaacTAAATTTAAGTGACCAATTTGAATAAATGCAATTAGCTGCATTTTCATCAAGCACTATTCAGATTAAACTTATACGCCACTTTTACTATGGTTTAACATGATTCAAGTAATGAATcaaattctgattctgattactgGGAAttaaatgattgatataaataTTAATTTGTTTTAAGCAGCCAATCAATTGCTTTGACTTACGGCCATATTTAGCACTGTCTATACACAAAGGCATTGACGTAGCCTTATTCATGATGTAAAACAAATCTGTACTTCATGCTGTAGAGTCTTATATTGAGACTGTGCCCTCCTGGATGTGGAAATGTGTGCTTTGATAACTGAAGTTTGAAGGTACAAGGGTGAACAAAAGGCAAAATAAAACTTATTTCAATTTACTTCCGATTAAAGTAAATTCCATTAGTGTAAATGAGCAGCCATACTACAACTAGAACAAGGAGCCCATTGTGAAAACGACAGTGGGCAGTTTAACGAAAAAGGGGAACACAGGTGTAAACAGTATGTATTCAACTCTGACGTTGTTAGACTGCATATTATCACAAGATTATCTTAAATAAAGAAGGAAATTATATTGAAGGCTTTCATGTACTTCTCAATGATATTCGCTCTAATTATTGACAAATGGGAGTGTTCCAAACTAATGAACTGTAAGCATCAACTTCTGAAGTTTAAAAGACCATTATTACTACTTATCAGTAAAATGAATGACCAAAGATAGGGAAAAATAAAGGCTTTCTATTCTGTAAATGTCAAGGTTATGATGAATTAGTTTGATCACTGATAGCAAAACAAAAGTCACTTGCATGTCTCCTTAACGCTTTAATTTCACAACGGTACACTCTTAAAGTAAGCTAGTCTCTTTGAACTTTTTCTGAATGGCACCTCTATGTGCCAAAGTTTTGTGACTTTGCTTTTTCAAAGAACTGACTTTCAACGTATATATATTTACCTTGAAAATGATCTATATTGACTGCTACTGAAAGAAAGTATTTAGACTGCACAGTATCAGGAAGGCCATACCAACTGGCGTCATTCATAACAGCTGCATCATGGCATCAGTTGAGCTTGAGCTTTTAcatgaaataaaacataatCTGTATGTTCAAAAACAAATTACTATGCTGTTGTAGTTATTTAGCCATATTATCCTCCTTTAGTTTTACAGGTATATATGAAGACATTTTGGCTGATTTGTGCAGTGTTTGACTGACTTGATTTTAGAATGAGAACTGATGGGCCAAGACTATGAAACCAGCCATGTTGTCAAAACGCATTTAGTTGCCTAAGAGACGTCGCATCCCATGAGAAACCAGAATGTTTGGTTAAAAACAAGATCACATGATGCCTAAAAACTCAGCCTTCGGAATTTTCTTCCCCACCtcatcacttttttttcttacatATTACTGCTTCTTGTATTTCCAAACCCCAACACATCCTGAACTGAAAATGATACCTGTAATGGTTCACCAACCATAAATTATCTTTGGTCGCAGCAATAATATTGTGTTTTGAAATGGTTTTAACATACAGAGCAACATTCTGTTGCAACCCATAATAACGTGTTAAAGGCGGAATGATGGAGTGATTATGCGTCACTGTTTATGTCTGGCTGCCATGGACCATGCAGCTCCCAGTAAGACCCTCCTTAGCAGACGCTTACTACACTGAATGCTTAGTGGGCAAAGAGATGATGACattaatgggtgtgtgtgcgtgtggacgAAGGGAAAACCCTTTTACAAGTAGCTCGCGGAATCGACACGAACACAGAGAGACTACAGTCTGCAGACCGCAACTGCCCAATGACACCCAAACCAAGATGTAACAAAATATGTGGAGTAGGCATTAAGCAAGTTACCCGAATTTGGATCTCCACTGATTTTTGGGGGGTATAAACGAATTTGAATCTATTGGGGATATACGGTGTGCTATCCAGGATCCAATTAAAACACATCAACCAAACAAATTGACATCTTGTACCAACTGCTTTGggccagtgcaaaaaaaaatgttatttgCAACACAATTTAAGCTAGCAACAAATATTGGATGGAATTCTGAACTGTATTCTGAATTCCAGTTAAGAATTGCACTGCTCTACAATACACTCAATTAAcaccttacactcacacactgccctTCGTATTACTCATTGGTTACGCTACTGTATCCTTTAACAGATCTTAATTGAATATAAGGGTGACAAGGTGAGATGCACTAGGAACAGACTGCATGCTTTCACAAACCAGTTCTCATCAACTGACTGGTGGCCTATAGCCGTCCATGTGCCTGAATTATTGGGGTTTTATATCTTATTCTCAACTTTAAATTGAAAACTCAATGATGTTACttacattttgagaaattaTTCATGTTTTTAAGACCTGATCTCCTATAATAAAGCCCTGAAAATCGAACTGACATCCCTCTCAACCCTCTTCCTTTCAACTCCtttgataaataaatagagcACAGATGTTCAGCAGAGACGCTGCAAACACTGTGGCTGTCCAGGAACAGCCTTGATTACACGGACCCTAAATACTCCACCCTACCGATCTCAAATGTGGTTGCTGCACTCCCTGGTATAATCTGGGTGAAGTGTAAACTATGCCTGCTGAGTGACTTCCAGAGAGCACATTGAGCCTGCACAAACAAGAAAGAGTAGGCCTATGTGGGGTATTAGTGAGGGATTTGATGGGCACTTGCTGCTGATTTTAATCTTCAGAAAACCATGGTGATGTGCAACTTGTCAAGTCCAGCCAAGTTGCTAGTAATTAGTATCCATTGCTGAATGTAAATTCCTTTTGAAAAATAACTATGTGGGAAGTTCTCCTAGGCGATGCTGTTACAGAAATACGGCTATGTGGCAGCCTTATTAGAGCCTCACTTGTCTTCTTACACTCACATTTCAAACAAGAGGGATAAGCGAAACTAAATAAAAAGGGATACAATCAGATAAGCACGCACGATGAGAAAAGCTTGCACTTCCTGTACTTGAAATGGCTCTGTGAAACATTACTGGACATTTTGAACTCTCTGCGCACTGGTATCTTGGAGGTAGAGCCATTATCCATTGCCAGCTATGGCAGGAAGCACTGGAGTCATTGTTGGCAAGGCAGAAATTTCAACAGCAATGAGACTTTGTTGAAGGAAGAAAAATCATCACACTTTGAGTGACCCTTTTGGGCTCATGGAAAGGCAGGCAGGGCGGCCTCTCCACGCATACCTGCTTCAGCTCCTGAGCCTCGGCATCAGTGACCATGGGCTGAAGGACCTGAACTTGGACCTGAGTAAGTTCACCAGCAGGGATCTCCACAGGAACCTCTGTCTCCTGCCTGTGCTGGACGAGCCCTGCAGCTAAAGAAAAATACTGCTGAGTCTAAAGGGGTTTTTCTTCACACTCAgtcttttttttggcagactaaggcattaaaaaaagaaaattcatAGAACCCTGAACATCAAGTTATATTGGGTGAATGAGATATACTTTCAGATTCAAATATAGTCCATGCATGCATCAAAGTGTCAGTTGAAACAAATATGGGCAAATATTGCTAATGGAAAAGAATCATTTTAGCATCTGTGGCCACATGAAGCACATCTTCACGGTACTTAACTGCCACCATGTGGTGAAGAGcatgtaatacatttaaaagCAGCCTTTCATGTCTTGCAAAGCAAAATGTGGTCCCTCATGTAACTGGCTGGGGATTTTGTCTTTTGTGGTGCTCGATTCTCCAAGAAACACAACTTGTAAATTGATAAAGCACACTTTCTATTACATCTATAATATCCCAAATGGTCAAGGTTTTTTCCCTGGTTTCACACTTATTTTGGAATTCACATTTGAGTAGAGTTACCATGATGGCTAGGCTCCTGGCCAGACATTTCCAGCTGTCCAATTGGGTCTTGTTCTGTTAGACATAGGTGTAGACCTATTTAATAAATTTGGAAACTGAACTGGAAGGCCAGATGCTGGAATCATTTTTTCCCTAAACTGACACACACTTTAGCCCCCAAGTAGAATAACACAACTGTCACACAAGTATACAAGATTGACAAATATTATCATGCATGGATATTATGAAATCATCTACCTGCACCTGCACTCCATACTGAATCTTCTCCCTGAGTGGCACCAGGGGTTGTGGCGGGGCTGGCCCGGAAGTCTGTGAAGTCAGGGGTGAACTCCAATTTCTTTTTGTACTGCATCTCCAGCACAGACAGGGCCTCTGTCATTTTAACTGAGAGGAGGCGGTAGCTGATATCAGGTTTACCGATGAACCGCTGCCGTACACTGATTTCGTACGGGTTGTGGACCCTTATGTCATCCACCTCGTCCCTTTCAAAGTGGTGCAGCAGAAGTGAATTTGCATCCCTTATTTCTAGTGACGAGACCAACATCACCAGACATCCAGGCTTCCAGTCTGATTCGCCACCTTTAGAGACAACAGCAGGGATGCTTGTGATCACCCTCGGCCCCTTGCCTGAGCCTTTTGCGGAAGCGGCCATTGCTGCCTGCTCACTCTTAGCTTCTTGCTGGCTTTTCCATGGCAGCTTCCCAAATGGCCACCAAGGGGGTGACTCCAATTCAGAAAGTAGCCTACATTAAAttagaaagaaaaggagattgTTAAAAGGAGGCTAATTGGCCTGTAAGTGTCATAATTATGCAAGTCAGTCAATGCTGAATTCAAGCGCACACTGTAAGCAAGTTGTGTGAAAATTTGGTATGGAGGCGACAGGTTAAGTCAGAAGTAAGACAAAGCCTGACACATTCTTAAGTTAATGGGGTGTACTGTgatgtacactcacacagaaataaTATTTGAGGTCTCTGAGTACATTCATCTTTGTTAAGCAGTGTTGTTTGTGACAGTGTTTACGCAACAAAGTCGTTACCATGCATTCACTTCCGTAGTTGGTGTAAAGTGCAAACACAGTACAAAGGTTAGGCTATAACCACATAAAATGTGtgcatgaaataaaaaatatgggGAAATTGTACAATTGGATAATCCTTGCATAGTGTTCAGTATGCTTAAAGGTTACTGTACAACAACAGTAATCAACTTAGTGTAATTCTTTATGCATGTGTACCTTAGTTGGCCTTTATACAATCAACTTAAATAAGTACCATGCACTTGCATATGGAATAATGACCTAACAATAGGCTACATAGCAAATTCTCTGTGATTATTTCTAACAGCCTAATAGAGTACAAAATAAAGAATTTACTTGTCTGCAACACCCAAATTTGAGTCAATCTTGTCCAGGTCTTGCATTACATTGTCAAACTGCTCTCCTTGGTGGTTGAGCACTTTCCCTGTATCTTCCAGTCTGCGCTGGGCTCCAGACACCAAGCTGATGAGTTCCCTGCCTTTGCTGGGTGGAGCATTTGCCCCACAGCTCTGTGTGGGGGACAACAGGCGTTCCCTCCAGAAGTGCTCCAGAACATTGTAGACCACCACACGGTTGGGGCGCAGTGACCCAAACCAGTGTTTGATGTTGCCTTCCTCTAACACGGTGAGAGTACTAAAGATGAAGCTGGAAGACTCCATCTTGATCTCCATGATGCGGGAGAGGCGAACACTGGCCAGACTGTCTTTGCTTTGCTCTGTGGTGAATCGAAGGGTAGTTCGGCTCAGGGAAAGTGTGCCACTGACCCATCTTTTCTCACTATTAATATAATAGGAGCCAGGCCAACTATGAATGGGGGTGTCACGGCTCATCTTCGGAGTGTAAAACTGGCTTCAAATGAATACTCCACTGGTGGCACAACACATCATATCTCAATATTTATTAAATTTTAGAATTCAAAGACAGCATGAATAGCATGACAGACGTGACAGACGTGACAACTGGACTGGTTAACTCAGCTCCTTACATGAAGCAGAACTGTCAGCATGCTGTGCGTGTCTAAAAAGGCATTCACTGAGAAACAAGTTGCTGATTCACAGTAACGTTACCTTGTAGACATGAGATGCTCTGAACAGCACAGACGATGGCTCATTAATGACGTAGGTATcgttatttaaaaaacaagaaATCACTGTTTTTGTGGCGTATACCTTCTCAACAACACATTTCATTGTTGAACAAATCATGAACAGTCCAGTCGTTACAGTAAATCCAGTAAGCGTATGTGAGTACTAGCCAACGAGTAACCTACTACAGCCTCACGGCCAACCACGGCCTTTTGACAACATAAACACTGCGAATGCGTTACTGTGAAACCGGAAGTTGTCTTTACTCTGGAACACTCATATTTCCCGTCCGTACTGAAAACTACATTTAGGTGACTTCATTTGACCACATCTTATATCAAAGTAATGGAGTGGATTCATAAAGAAAGACAATTAAAAAAACTACTTCAGgacatttgaaaatgtttaagtGCCATCGTTTATGTATGTCACTGGCTTGATGAGAAATTAGCTAGGACCACTACAGCAGGCTTGCTTTGTGCTCGGCGCACAGTATTGACATCAGTACCGCccccatagcataacataacacTGCGCCTGATGCCATCTCTTATGCCTACCCCAGCATTATCCACGTAGAGGAACATGAGGGAAAGAATTAATGGACGAAACGATATCAATATAGTTTCCACAGCTTCTTCGTTACCGTTCTAGCCTGTCCGTTGGTAACGAATTTTGCACGTATAGATCACCAGTTGCTACTGCTCGTTCATCGCCTTGTTATTCTTGCACGTTGGCATTATGTTCACGTGTATCTTTGAAGTCATAGGCTTTAAGACACCGTGCTAGCCAAATAAGCTACAGAATGCATCTACCACAAAGCCGCTTTGATGGAATATGCAGAACTAGATGGACATACCTCTAATGCCTAATGCATTCAGTGATTTGACAAACCCTTTGCAACCTTCGGGATTGTGTTAGTGTTAAATTATTCTCTAATATGGATAGGGAGACTCTACATACCTCCTCCAGTCTTATAAAAATACCCAGACAGTCACATCAGCGTTGTTCTTCCCATTTTGTCGACTACATTGAAAAGAATATTAGCTATTCCAAATTCTTTAAAAATTACTTGATTCCCAATCACCCCTGTGTTTTTTCGAAGAAGTTCACAGAAGATTGGAATTGTAGAAAACACTGGGTCACAGAGGAGGGGAAGCCTAATTTCTCCAGGCTTCTGCAACAGTTTGGTACGTCAATGGAAACAGAACATAAAAATGACATACTGCAGTTTGTACTAAGATTTTAGTGTGAAATTGTGCTGTTACCATGTCACCCCAACAGAGGAAACAGCAGTGCCTGTGGCAAATTGTAGTGTTAAGGAATATAACGCAAATCCAAAGCAAATTATCGCTTTTAAAGAATTCATCCAGTATTGGAGGGACTATATTCAAAATGGCCACTCCTCACCAAAAGGATGTCTTTACCTAAAAGACTGGCACATGCACAGGTATGTATACCATTGTACATAAAATGGCATTCAGGATAGGTAACATGTGATAACTGTAAATGTAGTTACTTAAGTCAATTATTGTGGACATATACACTGGGATGTGCCAATAATCCTCTTGACATCACTGCGTGTTGTTCTGTGTTCATCTCAGGAGCTTTCCTGAGCACAACAGCTATAGCACACCCATATTCTTCTCTTCGGACTGGCTCAATGAATACTGGGATTCAATTGAGGTGGATGACTACCGCTTTATCTACATGGGTCCCAAAGGCTCCTGGTATGTATAGATGAGTATATGACTTTAGTATGATTATAACCTTCTGTTTGTCAGTGCTGCTCATGCGATGCATTCCCTGCTTTTTTCGGTGCCAGGACTCCCTTCCACGCCGATGTGTTCCGCTCCTACAGCTGGTCAGCCAACATATGTGGGAGGAAGAAATGGCTGCTATATCCTCCTGGCCAAGAAGAGTTTCTGCGAGACCGCCATGGCACTCTGGCTTATGATGTCACAGCGCCCACGCTTCAGGATAAGGGGCAGTACCCACACATAGACAAAGCCTGCCAGCCTCTGGAGATCATTCAAGAAGCGGGGGAAATCATTTTTGTGCCAAGTGGCTGGCATCATCAGGTTTACAATCTGGTGAGAACTAATGTAGCAGTTCAATTCTGGGGTGTATGTATTGTATTCTGGGGTGTATAATTATTACAGAGAAAAATATTATTTAAGTAATCACCTCTTTTGCAGGAGGACACTATTTCTATTAACCATAACTGGTTAAACGGTTCTAATCTGGACATCATGTGGCAATTCTTACAAGATGAGCTTGCCTCCGTCCAAAGAGAGATTGAAGAATGGAGGGAAACTATGGACACTTGGCATCAACATTGCCAGGTATGAAAAATCTGGGTGATAATGAAAGTTAATATCACAGTcacaataaaaacatttttttgacTCAAAGTTTATAAATGTTTTCAGGTAATCATGAAGTCATGCACTGGAATTGACTATGGGGAGTTTGCCACATTCTTAAAGATAATAGCAAACAACCGGATATCTTTTTTGAACTCTTATCCGGCGAGCAGCTCTCTTCAGTCCCGACATCTGGCTGAGGCACTCGAATCTTTAGGTCCTCATCATGCAACGTTTGATCTGCAAAGAGTCACTCACATCCTTGAAAGTATGCTAAATAATGAAGACTTCAAGAGACTTGACCCTtcaactttaaagtttcagccAGAGTCGCTGCTTCAAGAAATACGAGAGGCAACAAGGTCTACTGTATGACAGTCATTacccaaacaaaacatttctcacCTGGAAACATTCACAGTTTTGTCTTACAATGTTTATTATTCAAGAAAGTATAAATTATTTCTGTTGAAAACTAACAATGGACATTTGTTGTGCGTATAAGCATATTTCAAGTTTCgtaacttaaataaattaaattaaatatttcatgtgtggtctttttttttcttgttgttggaGTTGAACAGAACTGGTTAAACAGCTAACACAAAAATGTGATCATAGTCCAAACTCTGATGCTGTGATGTGGTTCTGATGGTTTGTTTTAACTGGACGTTGTGCATTTGTCCTTTGGTTTACTTGGCTTCATTAGGCCACCATTCAGGTACAGAGACCTGCAGAGTCACAGAGCTACCATCCGCCTGGGATGGCTTCAGTGCTAGTGGTTCTTTGGCATGGGCCAAGCGGATGAGACTCAGCCCATGTTCTCCCTTCCCAGCTCTATACTTTCCAGCGGGTTTCTCAGAGTTTGTCTGCAGTGCCACTCCCTCCTGCAGTCCATCAACTGGAGCAGACAGGCGCACAGGCATCAGGCGCTTGCGCACAACACCCGTGTGGTGAGTTCGGGCTGTGAGCTCCTGGCCAATGTAGCAGCCCTTGCTGAAGTTGATTCCATTCATGTACACCAGGTTGGATTCCAGTGGGAGGGCCACACCAGGAGGAAGATCGTTCACACCCTCCGGCAAGCCTACAATCAGACATGGGTAAATCTTAGagcaacaataaaaaaaaatactgagaAGATGGTCAGTAGATTCACAAAAGGCCTGTCAAATATGACAGAGGACCAACTTTATCTGAAAATCTCATAGCATCACACCATATTCCCTGACAAGGTACACCCAAGGATAAAGTACTGGCACTCAGGTGAGGCCACATCTAAAATACAAAAGATAAACATACCAATTGTATATCGATGCTTGTGATATTCTTCTGGGTTTCCCTCTAGAGCGGAAGCAATTATGTCCTCTGGTTTAACTTCACGGTTCACAATCAGTCTCCACCCCATGAGTTCAGTTCTTGGGTCCCTCTCCAGCACAATATCTTGTTTGTTGTCAGTGATTTCTGGTTTGTCTGGTGCACTATCCTTGTCCACAGGTAACAAAGCCCATATGGCAAGCTCAGGACAAGGGGTGATGCTTACCTTACGGCGGATTTTGTACACCTTCAGATGCTTAAGGATGGCGTCTTTCACTGTGCTGTCACACTCAAGTAAAAGACTGGGTTCTGTGGATTTTTCTTTCAAactaaacaaatcataaaaaagGTGGTGATTGGCAGTTGACCACATAAACTGCAGCCACATTACTATCTGTACTTTCTAAGAAGTGATAGCCTACACATTCTATGACACATAGTTTAAGAGGCCTGGCTCTATTGACAGATGAGGTGGATCTGGTTCACACAATCAAAAACCTTAATCCTTCTATTAGGACTAAGCAAATGCCAAACAACCAAGGCATAGCTAGTGGTTGATTCTGAATCCCTCTCATGTACCCAACCTATTATGAAAACCGGGAAAAAACTACTATATTTGAGTTATGTTACTACTGTTAGCACAGTGACCACCATAGGCTACATATATCAACTAAAACCAGACCTCCCTCTTAATTTCAATGTTAGTGTTATCAGTAGACACAAGACCTCAATATGAGTTGATAAGTGTCACACCCTAATGCAGACATGTGCTAACTGTTACATACCAGCTTCTACAGGATACAATAGTTATCTTATTGGGATAGTAATTCCTACATAAAGTACTGCAACGTATGTAACTCAAACAGTAGCCTACCTGTAAAAGATTATGTCATAGAGTGTCCTTCCCTGCACATTcagcatgtgtgcatacatgcaccTTTCGTCCTCCAGTTGTTCCATGTCATTTGTAACAAGACCTTGAAGAAATGAACTCGTCTCATGGCCATGGATTTTAACTAAAGTCCTGTGCAATAAACTGTAGACAACAAAGTTAGACGATCCGGTTTTCGACTTATCTTGACTGTAAGTCCTGAGTAGTGAATTTTGAACGTTTGTCCAAACTAGGGTCCTCCTGACTGATGAGAGAGTTAGGAACGTCTTTAGAGCCTGCTTTCTCATTAACGCAGTGTTTACGGCGCCTAAAAAGAGGCCTAAATTATGCATAGCGTATCCTTAATACTCACAGATTCGgtatgtgataaaaaaaagatattaagATTGAAAAACACTATTACAATTACAGTGCAGACATCGTCACATTCAGGGAGCGATGCGGATCACCATTTTACTTCCCACAATGCTTTGCTGATTGCGCAATAGACGATCGGGTTCATATGATCGGGATACCCGGAAGTAATATGAATTAATGACAAGTTAagagttccgttctgctagctaCAATGATCATAGACAAATATATAGGCCGCTATACATCCACATGctccgatttcactgagtcgtttttatatttaattatttataacctaactatcgagattctaagtaacatggaaaCAAAACTGTATTTGGTACTTCActtagatcataaacccttgaatataaaaacgactcagttgaaatcggttgagaaatgtaaacacttcagtgctttttatccagaataACCGCATCTCCACAGTTTACTggcgtttgtttacagtcttTACCTCTCCAATATGGAGACGTTGACATATCGCTGCAACGAACCGAAGCATAGACATACAGCTCtggaaaaaattaagagaccacttcaaaatgaccggtttctctggttttactatttattggtatgtgtttgagtaaaattaaaatttgttttattctataaactactgacaacatttctccCAAATTTCAAAtcaaaatattgtcatttagagcatttatttgcagaaaaattacaactggtcaaaataacaaaaaagatgcagtCTTTTTCAGTTCTCGAATAAATcaaagaaaacaagttcatattcatttttaaacaacacaatgctaatgttttaacttaggaagagttcagaaatcaatatttggtgaaataaccttgatttacaataataataataatacttcaattttttatagcgcttttctatatacccaaagtcgctttgacattttaggacaagcatgacaagacaacactaaaatataacaaaaagggtcggacaaacagacaaacagaacattatataaaaaagaaaagtagcaactagtctattagtggaggggagggagcaggggatggtcaggtaaaggcgaggt from Clupea harengus chromosome 25, Ch_v2.0.2, whole genome shotgun sequence harbors:
- the snap47 gene encoding synaptosomal-associated protein 47 isoform X2; the encoded protein is MSRDTPIHSWPGSYYINSEKRWVSGTLSLSRTTLRFTTEQSKDSLASVRLSRIMEIKMESSSFIFSTLTVLEEGNIKHWFGSLRPNRVVVYNVLEHFWRERLLSPTQSCGANAPPSKGRELISLVSGAQRRLEDTGKVLNHQGEQFDNVMQDLDKIDSNLGVADKLLSELESPPWWPFGKLPWKSQQEAKSEQAAMAASAKGSGKGPRVITSIPAVVSKGGESDWKPGCLVMLVSSLEIRDANSLLLHHFERDEVDDIRVHNPYEISVRQRFIGKPDISYRLLSVKMTEALSVLEMQYKKKLEFTPDFTDFRASPATTPGATQGEDSVWSAEQDPIGQLEMSGQEPSHHAAGLVQHRQETEVPVEIPAGELTQVQVQVLQPMVTDAEAQELKQMLLQLKNLALEAETELERQDEALDTLVSSTDRTTMTIHKHSRRMRKLL
- the snap47 gene encoding synaptosomal-associated protein 47 isoform X3, which codes for MSRDTPIHSWPGSYYINSEKRWVSGTLSLSRTTLRFTTEQSKDSLASVRLSRIMEIKMESSSFIFSTLTVLEEGNIKHWFGSLRPNRVVVYNVLEHFWRERLLSPTQSCGANAPPSKGRELISLVSGAQRRLEDTGKVLNHQGEQFDNVMQDLDKIDSNLGVADKLLSELESPPWWPFGKLPWKSQQEAKSEQAAMAASAKGSGKGPRVITSIPAVVSKGGESDWKPGCLVMLVSSLEIRDANSLLLHHFERDEVDDIRVHNPYEISVRQRFIGKPDISYRLLSVKMTEALSVLEMQYKKKLEFTPDFTDFRASPATTPGATQGEDSVWSAGAAAGLVQHRQETEVPVEIPAGELTQVQVQVLQPMVTDAEAQELKQMLLQLKNLALEAETELERQDEALDTLVSSTDRTTMTIHKHSRRMRKLL
- the iba57 gene encoding putative transferase CAF17 homolog, mitochondrial, translated to MHNLGLFLGAVNTALMRKQALKTFLTLSSVRRTLVWTNVQNSLLRTYSQDKSKTGSSNFVVYSLLHRTLVKIHGHETSSFLQGLVTNDMEQLEDERCMYAHMLNVQGRTLYDIIFYSLKEKSTEPSLLLECDSTVKDAILKHLKVYKIRRKVSITPCPELAIWALLPVDKDSAPDKPEITDNKQDIVLERDPRTELMGWRLIVNREVKPEDIIASALEGNPEEYHKHRYTIGLPEGVNDLPPGVALPLESNLVYMNGINFSKGCYIGQELTARTHHTGVVRKRLMPVRLSAPVDGLQEGVALQTNSEKPAGKYRAGKGEHGLSLIRLAHAKEPLALKPSQADGSSVTLQVSVPEWWPNEAK
- the snap47 gene encoding synaptosomal-associated protein 47 isoform X1, with protein sequence MSRDTPIHSWPGSYYINSEKRWVSGTLSLSRTTLRFTTEQSKDSLASVRLSRIMEIKMESSSFIFSTLTVLEEGNIKHWFGSLRPNRVVVYNVLEHFWRERLLSPTQSCGANAPPSKGRELISLVSGAQRRLEDTGKVLNHQGEQFDNVMQDLDKIDSNLGVADKLLSELESPPWWPFGKLPWKSQQEAKSEQAAMAASAKGSGKGPRVITSIPAVVSKGGESDWKPGCLVMLVSSLEIRDANSLLLHHFERDEVDDIRVHNPYEISVRQRFIGKPDISYRLLSVKMTEALSVLEMQYKKKLEFTPDFTDFRASPATTPGATQGEDSVWSAGAEQDPIGQLEMSGQEPSHHAAGLVQHRQETEVPVEIPAGELTQVQVQVLQPMVTDAEAQELKQMLLQLKNLALEAETELERQDEALDTLVSSTDRTTMTIHKHSRRMRKLL
- the jmjd4 gene encoding 2-oxoglutarate and iron-dependent oxygenase JMJD4; translated protein: MDRETLHTSSSLIKIPRQSHQRCSSHFVDYIEKNISYSKFFKNYLIPNHPCVFSKKFTEDWNCRKHWVTEEGKPNFSRLLQQFEETAVPVANCSVKEYNANPKQIIAFKEFIQYWRDYIQNGHSSPKGCLYLKDWHMHRSFPEHNSYSTPIFFSSDWLNEYWDSIEVDDYRFIYMGPKGSWTPFHADVFRSYSWSANICGRKKWLLYPPGQEEFLRDRHGTLAYDVTAPTLQDKGQYPHIDKACQPLEIIQEAGEIIFVPSGWHHQVYNLEDTISINHNWLNGSNLDIMWQFLQDELASVQREIEEWRETMDTWHQHCQVIMKSCTGIDYGEFATFLKIIANNRISFLNSYPASSSLQSRHLAEALESLGPHHATFDLQRVTHILESMLNNEDFKRLDPSTLKFQPESLLQEIREATRSTV